tgtgtgtgtgtgtgtgtgtgtgtgtgtgtgtgtgtgtgtgtcccaggGGAGGCGCTCTGTGCCGCCGGCTGGAGGAGGCGGAGCGGGCGCTGGCCCTGAAGCAGGACCTCATAGATAAACTGAAGGAGGAGGTGGAGCAGCAGAAAGGCTCTCTGGAGACCGTGCCCGTCCTCACTGCACAGGTACAGCATACGGAACATCTCACTTCCATGCAATACATTATAGGAGCCATTAACAGCTTTTTGATTTAAGATGGAAAGATCTAACAGATATATTGTTTTCTTGGACCGAAGCTGAGGACAGCAGAATGACTGTAGTCAATTATTGACACCCTATTTTTTTTCTTGAGTTACAGCATTATTAATGAAATCTAATTTTTAGAAGAGATAAGATATTTATGTaatctaatatatatattattatgtgtTGATATCGGGCACCTTCTTTGTGAATGAATGACATCAGTGTCCACCTGTGGGGGGCAGGCTTTAAAAGGACGAGACACTTGGGGGGTTTGGGTTAGATTGCGGGAGGCCTACAGGTTTCCGATCACATTTAAGTGCATTATTCTATAGTGAATCACATTATTAGGGCATTGTTCTATATAGTAGATAACATTTATTTGGCACATTTTTCAAGTATTTTTGGCACATTATTTAGTGCTTTTTTTGTCACCTTTTCTTTGCCTGATCACGATAGTGATAtctagattttattttatttttctggAAAGTCAACCAGAgtgtgtgaacgcagtccgagacctcttaagtgaactaaacaaccggactaaaataggtggtctcggagcgcttgcttgcgaactctggagcggttcattgctggtgtgaacgcagtccgcaccaaaacatagtccgtagtatttacgtgtcacaagaacgcggatatcttcaaaaatctttagcgaaagagtctttcaagacatccgcggttgtttagttaaagagtgaagcagaatgaagtgttgaacagtgtcgtgtaaagtaaaaatgctccgtcagctacataaaagtaagaacatctgtcgtcggtgaaacgccctccttactgcagaacgtctctcattatatGTCATTATGTCatcataatgttttttaaccgatgttgtctgattatataatcatatgcgcgggctgctagtgtctgttgatctccagattaacagccgcatgagaataacctgccgaaagtgccgatgctccatggcggaggctccggtagaaattgccgggatttgcgtttttacccccttaatgtccgaccaatggttgaacagcatttccgagcacatgacttgtgtttaaagtttatagtccgtttgagttttgccagtgtgaacgcaaaccgaaccttctgaaaaatgaaacaatgtaacaaactgtggtctggtgcgcaccagagagcggactattaggtgtgaatcaagcggcaaactctggggaacagccgggaagccaatacggaagtgccacacactgcagttcatacatgggccgctagggactggctgcagaaaggagcaatttccatagacccccatgttaaaatgcccaactttacagcagaaaaaaacatgtttctacccatggatgcaatacatattattatcgatatagttagattccaccttcatgattatgaatctgtgagtgaattgttttctaacatgaaccttttatttatattgggtcttaacgtttttgcataaattagggcgtggtcacgttgatggccacatacatgcctcactgtcagctaacagcaacttgtccactctgctaggctacaaccatagaggctacaacgttagttagtcatagtacttgaccctttagctttagccgtgttcgtggtgattgtgcatTTTacggaatattgttacaaataccagacaattaaaatgtcgtgctgtgcgcttgaatgtactaacggaacttccaagaagtctaaaatgataatattatacatgttaaccccgttcgcaggtgtttgtgtgcttggtagcttagcttgttacttattagccagctaagccatacatatacatttagtgtatgattcagccttgggtaagactcaaggctccgttaggtccgggcggtggagtccgtcttttctcaacgtgtgaatgacaagcattaagaataacaaaatataactaattctcttgcagattgtctcatttgattatgaatgtaacgtttatataggggaactatactgttagcagtaacttggtattcatgtatttcatgttagctttgcttcttagcctgagctagctctgtttacttccagttcggaggaagcaggtcccgcctcggctccgcctctttgcccttatttggagcaggcgggattagactctgacgtcacagtcgagccgttagtggccgactccgcctactaagggcttcacggcaactctgcagaatcctatgggtgacgtcacggacactacgtccatacagtctatggtgtgaaTGCACCGAAGTGCTCCATCGACTAAAAGCAATGTGATTCTTTCATTGGGTTTTGTAATATTCCAGAAGAAAACACACACGTTTATAATACTTACACTGTTTGTTCGTGTATTTGCTCAGGCTGAGATCTACAAGGCAGATTTCCTAGCAGAGCGAGAAGCGAGAGAGAAGCTGAACCAGAAgaaggaggagctgcaggatcAGCTGACTCAGGCCCTGACTGAGATTGACAGGCTCAAACAGGAAGCCACATCACGGTaaaaag
This Pseudochaenichthys georgianus chromosome 7, fPseGeo1.2, whole genome shotgun sequence DNA region includes the following protein-coding sequences:
- the LOC139434162 gene encoding NF-kappa-B essential modulator-like; this translates as MKLVGGALCRRLEEAERALALKQDLIDKLKEEVEQQKGSLETVPVLTAQAEIYKADFLAEREAREKLNQKKEELQDQLTQALTEIDRLKQEATSR